The nucleotide sequence ACTCAAACCCGAACACTACTATGTGACCCAAATGAAATATGCCAAAAATGGAAAGGAAAAAGACCAAACCATTGTGATCTACAATGAGTATATCACCATCACAGACATTCCTTTGGAAGCCTATGAGTACGTTGTGAACGGCAAATCCGCCTTAGATTGGATCATCGAACGGTATTGTGTGAAAACCGATAAAGACAGTGGGATTGTGAATGATGCAAATCTTTGGGGGATCGAAACGGAAAACAATCCTAAGTATCCATTGGAGTTATTTCAGAAAGTGATTACAGTGAGTCTTGCAACGATGGAGATTGTGAAGGAGTTGCCGGAGTGGGAGTGAGTGAGAAGGGGAGGGGGGGAAAGGTTTTGTGTGGGAGTGGAAGAGTTGCTATTATAAGACCTCTGCTTATGGAAATAAAAGCTGGTATAGGTTGTTTTTCTTCGTTTTTTGAAATATATATTGGTCTACATTTGTTTTTGAAAAATCAATTGAATTGAATAATTCTTCATTTTTCCAAGCATCCATTTCGTGAGTGAGATCGCTTAATTCTGAAGCATTATAATTCTTAAATGTATTAACTGTTTTCGCGATAACTTGCTTTTCAAATACAGATAATTTATCGGTATCATATTTACTGTTTTGATCTAATTCAATGAATGTCATGTTACCCGAGCCATAACCAATGTAAGATTTTAATTGAAAACCATGCTTCGATTTGAGAAGAGATATATATTGATTAAATTCTTTAACCACTGGTCCATACGGCATTTTTATAAATTCTAAACCAGTTAACGTTTTCTTGAGATTCCCGTTAGGACTGTTAAAATATACAAAATCAATTAGAAATAAATATTTATTCCATTTCGTTTTAGATAAATCATGCGGATCAATAGTAAGAATAGTTGCAGTAATTGAAACTAATTTTTCAGTTTCCATCTTGTGCACCTTTTAAATAATCAAGTTTTCGACGAAGCAACTTTAGTTTTACTTTATGAATAAAAGGTTTAGAAGAATCTTCCATGAGTGTTTTTATTTTTTTCATCTAAAATCCACTCAATTTCTTCATCTTCTGGAATCACGTAATATAAGTGATTTTCTCCTTTCGTCCCCTTCAACATTTGATCAGAAATTGAAATCGATAACTGGACCATAATCAATCGCGATAGTTATTGATAAGAAGTTCTTTCTTGAAATATCGAAACTCAAGTAGCTTTTATAGAAATCCCACCATTTGTTTTTAGTTTCTACAAGAATTTCGATTAAATCTTTTGCTGTAAGATCTTGAGGAATCTCTTTCATATTTTCGTTTGCAATTCTGTTATTCCAATAAGCTAGAGTTTTCTCTTCTTTGAAATCAGGATAAAAATACATCACTGCATCCCCTAAAAATTTAATCGGTTCAAGTTTTCTTTTTTTAAATTCTGAAATTGCCATTTCATAGAAACGTTGCATAACTCCAACCCACTCAGGGAAAGGTTTTCCAAATTTAATTCCAGTTGAGTTTGCTAAATCAATAAAAATTATATATGCATTGAAGGCGTTTTTTACTAGTTCTTGTTTACGTCTTTCGTTTGATTGAGCTTCGTCACCAGATGACATTAATTTATCTATGTTTGTCTCCATTATAATTCCTTTTTTATAATATGTCTAGGCTGGCCCTTAGCCGCTGGTGTAAGCGTTGGAGAGTAGAACGACACGTCTAGAAAGTGCCAGAAGTCTTTCCGTCGCAGACCGAGCTATGGCCTTGTGCCGAAGATGTAAGTCGTAGTTATCGAATGAGCCAAGCATTCTAACTTTCGAAATTAGGAAATTTAATAACAATAACATCTAACATTATTTTATAATTCCAAATGTACGCATTTGACCATAAATATTTGATATTTCGGAATTAAGTTGCCTTAAATACTCTTTACAAACATGAAAGTAAAGATCCTCTCGAGTATCTTCCAAAACAATTTCAAACTTCCTTTTTTTTAATTGAATAATTAATTCGTTAAAACTATTTTTTAGTGAGATGGTGTCGTCGGATGTCAGGGCAATTGTAATTTCTTTTTCTGGGAAATTGATCTGTAAAAATGTTTTTTCTTCAGATCTAATAATTACTGATTTAATTGCTTCCATATATTCCCTTCCTTTCTCCGAATGCATTCCTACCACCTTCTAACGTGGTCATACTTTTTTCTTTCCAATCAAGGGAATCGACTCCGTTTATTATTTTTAGCCGATTTGAAAAAGGATTGCCTTGATAAGTTTTGTAACCTTCATGCGTATGTTCTCGATAAATTGAATTATATGGTAATGTTCGAACTGCTATATTAGCATCATGTGTAGCTATCACAATTCGCTTCCCACTTTTGGCCAGATCTTTAAGTATTGGAACAATGAAATCACTAATAAAATCATTTCCGAGACTTTTTTCTGGTTCATCAACCAAGTATACATCTTTATCTTCTTTAAGTTCTTTTGCCAAAAGAACCATAGAAGATTCACCATTTGAAGGTTTATACTCAATGTGGTTTAGTTCAAAAAATCTTTTAAATAAAACAAGATCCTTTATTGATTTAATTTTTGCTGAATCATCTACTTTTAATAACTCTGATAATGCTGCAAAAAAATCTGCCTGGTATACTTTTTCTGCAAGAATATTAATACATTTAGAAAATTCTTTTTCTGGAGATTTTGTGTTGCTTGATAAATGTTTGAATTCACCATCTGATATAATTCCATTCTGAAATTTAAAATCCGTGACACAAAACAATTTGCCCTTGTTCTCAAAATCCCAAACAAATTCTGTCCACTTTTTTATTGGTTTTTTTAAATTTGTCACAACTTTTTGAAGAGCTAAGTCAAGCTTGATTCTATTGCTGCCGTACTCAAGAAATCCTGTACTTTGTGGTTTTTTAGGAACGCCGGTTTTCTTTGAAACTTCCAACGAAAAACATTTTATAGTAAAGTTAATAAGTCTTGCAGATTTGAAGTTTTTGAATGCATCATATGTTTTATCTGATAGGTGGTTTTGTGCTTTATTTAAAGCCTCGTTCAATTCATTAAAGAGCGATTCTCCCAGAATCGTTTTATTGAATTCATTTCGATTTAATTCATTTATAAAATTATCGAACTCTTTTCTTAGGTTAGTAGTATCTGTTAAAGTTGACGACAGTCGATTCTCATCAATGGGAAGAATTTCTCTTATCAAAAGCTTTTGTGCAATTTTGCTTGATTCTTGCTTACTATAATGTTCTCTGTAACTCGTCAAATTTGCTATCTCAGCTTCTTCAGCGTTTCGAATAAATGATATCTCTTCTTTACAATCAGAAATATCAGAATCTAAAAGATCCAATTCTAATTTAGAAGCAGACAAATCATATTTCTTTATAAGGTTTTCAGAATTTGACTCAAAAAGATTCGCTTTAATTCCTTTGTCATTGTAATGCTTGCAAATACTTTTAAGTATTTCTGTTTTCCCTGTTCCCTTTGATCCAAATAATATATTGACATCATCCCAGATATCAATTTCTATCGGTGGCTCTCCTTTGAATGGAGTTAATTTGATGTGGCTTTTATTTTTTGATGCCAATAAGGTTTGTATTGTACTTTCGTTTTTATCTAAAAGAAGGCAAAATTGTTCAAAACTTTCTACTGGAAGTCTTAGCTCAGGTAATCCATTGGAAATTTTTAAGTATGAATCCCAATCCTGAACATCTGATCCATAAATTGAATTATGCCCATGACTCACAAATATTCCTGCCGAAATTGAATCGGTAGCTTCTTTTATCACCCGATTCGAATTTTTGATTCCAGAAATTAAAACATCGATTGCAGCGTCTCCTATATTTGGTTTTTTATTGTAATAGTGAGCGATATAAATTACATCTATATCGTTAAATGCATAGGAAATTTTGCTTATATCGATAACAAATTTATCGGGAGACTCACTATTAATTAATTTTAAAAGTATTTCGTTAAATGCTTCTACTTGTTTTGGATTTGATATAACAATAAGATGACCACGTTTATTTTCATGGATAATATCTAGTTCGACACCTGGCCAAATTTGAAGATGTTCTGCTTTTAACGCTAATATCTCATTAAACTGATCAATATCAAAAAGATTATGATTTGTTATTGCGCAAATACCGACATCGGAATTAGATATTATTTCACAAAATTTCTTAGGTGTAATCTCGCGCGTGTGAGCATCTCCTCTTTTGGTTTTTCTTGTGTGTATATGGATATCAATTTTCATACATTTTATCCGTATTAAATTATTTATATTTAGTTAATATCGTTTTGCTGGTATGCCTTCAAGACATGGGTAACTTTTATGCGTCAGTAGAAAGGTAACACTTTTTGATTAACTTACCTGATTTTTTAACTTTGTATGAGTTAGGATCAAGAATAAATTTGGATCGATAACACCTAACTTATTAATATCGAACCAAATGGAGATAAAAATCGCTTTCCTTTTTGATATCGCCATTAAATCCGTTAAATGGATTCCCAACCATACTGAAATGCCATCCAATTAATGTAACCCCTGTCTTTGATATACCTTTGCTTGAATTCGTAATGATCTGAGATAAGTAAATCAGCATTAGGATCGAAGGGTTTCTCTGGCTTCACATAAATTTGCTCAAGGGTCTTCATGTCGAGAGCCTCGTGAGGCCTCTTCCTGTTAAAATCGATTTTCCACTTGTTGAAGAATTATTGGAAGAGAGTTATATTTCCCACGATCTCATTTTGTAATTCGCGAGCCATGTCTCTATGCATATGCATTTATAATCAGAATTTCTTTGTATAGCCATTATTAACATCTTGAAATTCTGAAAAAAGTGTTAGATACTAGATGTGTCTATTTCTTTATCAATAAGCTGTGCAAATTCTTAAACTCTCACCACCATTTCGGTAAAACTTATCCATGGTTCTCGTCTATTTTAATAGGAAGATAATATCCTTGTATTTATTAGCGCCCTTTACATTTTGTGGAGTGTTTTGCTCGCAGGTTGAGCTCGAGACAAGTATATGTATTAATACAACAATTTTCGAAAATGTGGTTCGAAAAGATTTCTTGATCCGACTAATTTTACTTACTTCTCATCTTTCTGAAAGTATAAATAATTCCATTAATAAAAATATAGCTTACAATAGAATATAAAATCATTAGAAAAATTACTTCATAAAA is from Leptospira bourretii and encodes:
- a CDS encoding Panacea domain-containing protein, yielding METEKLVSITATILTIDPHDLSKTKWNKYLFLIDFVYFNSPNGNLKKTLTGLEFIKMPYGPVVKEFNQYISLLKSKHGFQLKSYIGYGSGNMTFIELDQNSKYDTDKLSVFEKQVIAKTVNTFKNYNASELSDLTHEMDAWKNEELFNSIDFSKTNVDQYIFQKTKKNNLYQLLFP
- a CDS encoding ABC transporter ATP-binding protein — its product is MKIDIHIHTRKTKRGDAHTREITPKKFCEIISNSDVGICAITNHNLFDIDQFNEILALKAEHLQIWPGVELDIIHENKRGHLIVISNPKQVEAFNEILLKLINSESPDKFVIDISKISYAFNDIDVIYIAHYYNKKPNIGDAAIDVLISGIKNSNRVIKEATDSISAGIFVSHGHNSIYGSDVQDWDSYLKISNGLPELRLPVESFEQFCLLLDKNESTIQTLLASKNKSHIKLTPFKGEPPIEIDIWDDVNILFGSKGTGKTEILKSICKHYNDKGIKANLFESNSENLIKKYDLSASKLELDLLDSDISDCKEEISFIRNAEEAEIANLTSYREHYSKQESSKIAQKLLIREILPIDENRLSSTLTDTTNLRKEFDNFINELNRNEFNKTILGESLFNELNEALNKAQNHLSDKTYDAFKNFKSARLINFTIKCFSLEVSKKTGVPKKPQSTGFLEYGSNRIKLDLALQKVVTNLKKPIKKWTEFVWDFENKGKLFCVTDFKFQNGIISDGEFKHLSSNTKSPEKEFSKCINILAEKVYQADFFAALSELLKVDDSAKIKSIKDLVLFKRFFELNHIEYKPSNGESSMVLLAKELKEDKDVYLVDEPEKSLGNDFISDFIVPILKDLAKSGKRIVIATHDANIAVRTLPYNSIYREHTHEGYKTYQGNPFSNRLKIINGVDSLDWKEKSMTTLEGGRNAFGERKGIYGSN